A window from Vulcanimicrobium alpinum encodes these proteins:
- a CDS encoding ISL3 family transposase — protein MRDTEFIRGLLRVEDPWDVTESKLDLERNRVDVRLEWQGAGRCPKCDRECPKHDHRERVWRDLDLAGDQLFLHASVPRIDCPEHGVTTVAIPWSSGRTEFTSRFERLAIALLLEMSVAAVARRLGISWEQVDSIMLRAVERGKQRRLPRLVRHLGIDEKAVKKRHRYFTIVSDLDRGEVLWVGRGRKRESIDAFYDGLSHEQLHAIEGIAMDMWQPYFESTVAHVPDAARKIVFDKYHITAYLTKAVDLTRRAMMRDKTLDRTALKGTKYSWLRSFANLDRDERRDLSALRSQYKRLGRAWSMKEHFTEFWRYRRESAARRFFADWYRWATHSQLPEMISVARTLKRHFANIITYIRKPITNAAAESLNSKIQMIKFRARGYRNEGRFAAAILFHCGGLDLLPAHPKS, from the coding sequence TCGAGCGAAATCGGGTCGATGTTCGGCTTGAATGGCAAGGCGCGGGTCGCTGTCCAAAATGCGATCGGGAGTGCCCCAAGCACGATCATCGCGAGCGCGTCTGGCGTGACCTCGATCTGGCCGGCGACCAACTTTTCTTGCACGCCTCCGTACCCCGGATCGATTGTCCCGAGCACGGCGTCACGACCGTTGCGATTCCCTGGTCAAGCGGTCGCACCGAGTTTACGTCGCGCTTCGAGCGTTTGGCGATCGCCCTCCTACTCGAGATGTCCGTCGCGGCGGTCGCGCGTCGCTTGGGCATCAGCTGGGAGCAAGTCGATTCCATTATGCTCCGGGCGGTCGAGCGCGGTAAGCAGCGGCGACTGCCACGTCTTGTGCGGCATCTCGGCATCGACGAGAAGGCCGTCAAAAAGCGGCATCGGTACTTCACGATCGTGTCCGACTTGGACCGCGGCGAGGTCCTGTGGGTCGGTCGCGGTCGCAAGCGCGAATCGATTGACGCTTTCTACGACGGCCTTTCGCACGAACAACTTCATGCCATTGAGGGCATCGCGATGGATATGTGGCAGCCGTACTTCGAGTCGACCGTAGCACACGTGCCCGATGCGGCACGGAAGATCGTCTTCGATAAGTACCACATCACGGCATATCTCACCAAAGCCGTCGATCTCACTCGTCGAGCGATGATGCGTGACAAGACGCTCGACCGAACGGCATTGAAAGGGACTAAGTATTCCTGGTTGCGCTCGTTTGCGAATCTCGACCGCGACGAACGACGTGATCTGAGCGCCTTGCGGAGCCAGTACAAACGCCTTGGCCGCGCGTGGTCGATGAAGGAGCACTTTACGGAGTTCTGGCGATATCGGCGTGAGTCCGCAGCGCGTCGTTTCTTTGCCGATTGGTACCGGTGGGCGACGCACTCTCAATTGCCCGAAATGATCAGCGTCGCGCGCACGCTCAAACGTCACTTTGCGAACATCATCACGTACATTCGCAAGCCGATCACCAATGCGGCAGCCGAGAGCCTCAACAGCAAGATCCAAATGATCAAATTCCGCGCGCGCGGCTATCGCAATGAGGGCCGATTTGCAGCGGCGATTCTATTCCACTGTGGTGGGCTCGACCTCTTGCCCGCCCACCCGAAGTCCTGA
- a CDS encoding IS256 family transposase produces MADYDLTLSRDAIPALLDQPAALGKLVETILNQVLEAQMRDHLGAERYERCQEREGYRNGYRDRQLSTRVGSLVLRVPQTRDGSFSTDIFERYRRSEQAFVVGLMEMVVNGVSTRKVTRITEGLCGTSFSKSTVSRLAKALDEPVAGFLNRRLDAAYPFIIVDALFTKVRTDKSVVSKALLIASGIRADGYREILGLSIGDSESFATWNEFFRGLKARGLHGVDVAVSDNHSGLREAIAKQFVGATWQRCQFHVMKNLLDHAPKKERENVTAAARLIFLATDRKEAERRYAEFMARFAETAPKSCVCLEGAFEDMFAILPLPEKYRRRLRTSNMQERLNEEIRRREKVIRIFPNDAAAIRMVGALLSEQNDEWLSRAYFDMTEYFEWKATTVAKPAAVKRDRRAA; encoded by the coding sequence GTGGCCGATTACGATCTTACCCTATCCCGCGACGCGATTCCAGCGTTGCTCGATCAACCTGCGGCGCTCGGGAAGCTCGTCGAAACGATTTTGAACCAAGTGCTCGAGGCGCAGATGCGCGATCATCTGGGCGCCGAGCGGTACGAACGCTGTCAAGAACGGGAGGGCTATCGGAATGGGTATCGCGATCGACAGCTCTCGACCCGCGTCGGATCGCTGGTCCTGCGCGTGCCGCAAACGCGCGACGGCAGCTTCTCAACCGACATCTTTGAGCGTTATCGCCGCAGCGAACAAGCCTTTGTCGTGGGCCTGATGGAGATGGTCGTCAACGGCGTCTCGACGCGGAAGGTCACGCGGATAACCGAAGGTCTGTGTGGGACGTCGTTTTCGAAGTCGACGGTCAGTCGCCTCGCGAAGGCCCTTGACGAGCCGGTCGCGGGATTCTTGAATCGTCGGCTTGATGCGGCGTACCCGTTCATCATCGTTGACGCGCTCTTTACGAAGGTGCGCACCGACAAGAGCGTCGTCAGCAAAGCGCTCCTCATCGCGAGCGGCATTCGCGCTGACGGATACCGAGAAATCCTTGGTCTTTCGATCGGCGATTCGGAGAGCTTTGCGACGTGGAACGAGTTCTTTCGCGGCCTCAAAGCACGCGGCTTGCACGGCGTCGACGTTGCCGTCTCCGACAATCACTCGGGCTTACGCGAGGCGATCGCCAAGCAATTCGTCGGCGCGACATGGCAGCGCTGCCAGTTCCACGTGATGAAGAACTTGCTCGATCACGCGCCCAAGAAAGAACGCGAAAACGTAACCGCTGCAGCTCGGCTGATCTTTCTCGCAACTGATCGCAAAGAGGCTGAGCGTCGATATGCGGAATTCATGGCCCGCTTCGCAGAAACAGCGCCGAAGTCGTGCGTGTGCTTGGAAGGAGCGTTCGAAGACATGTTTGCGATCTTGCCGCTGCCGGAGAAATATCGTCGGCGACTGCGCACGAGCAACATGCAAGAGCGGCTCAATGAAGAGATTCGTCGCCGGGAGAAAGTCATTCGCATTTTCCCAAACGACGCCGCAGCGATTCGCATGGTCGGCGCGTTACTCTCCGAGCAAAACGACGAATGGTTAAGCCGAGCCTACTTCGACATGACCGAATACTTCGAATGGAAAGCAACGACGGTGGCCAAGCCGGCCGCCGTAAAACGAGACAGACGAGCAGCCTAA